In the genome of Enterococcus sp. DIV2402, the window ATTTGTTCTTTGATTTCTAAATATTTAGAAATTGAAGAAATAAAGGAATCATCCATGATTTCAATTGTCAATATAACACCTTTTTCAGAAGCTAGTGCAACAGCTTCTTGTAAGTTTTGGATAAAATATTCACGACTACTGACCGTTTTTTCTTCATAATATACATCGTAACCTGCTAATTGAATACTACGTACGCCTAAATCCGATGCTAAATCAATTGCTTTAATCATGATTTCTCTAGCTATTGCACGTATTTCTGGGTCTTTAGAACCAAAAGGAAAACGACGATGACCACTTAAACAAATCGATAATATTTTTACCTCTGTTTGATAGATGGCTGTGATGATTTCTTGACGCTCTGTTTTTGTCCAATCTAATCTAGCCAAACGTGTATCTGTTTCATCAATCGACATCTCAACAAAATCAAAACCTAATTTTTTTGCGAATTCCAATCGCTCCAACCAACCGATGTCTTTAGGGGTTGCTTTTTCATACAAACCAAGCAAACTCATACTGTCTTACCCCCAAATTCGTTTAATCTCTGCTTTGAAATCTAAAGCAGCTTTTTTTGGATCTGAAGCTGCAGTAATTCCACGTCCAGTAATAAACGTATGCACATCAATTCCTTCAAAGAGCTTCAGTGTTTCTACACTCAAACCACCTGTAACGGATACCTTCATCCCCATATCGATTAGTTTTTTTACACGTTTTAAATCTTTTTCTCCCCACGTTTCACCTGCAAATAATGCATCACGACTTTGATGATAAATGGCTTGTGTAATTCCCGCATCCAACCACTGTTGTGCATTTTCATAAGTCCAATCTCCGTATAATTCGACTTGAATTTCTTCGATTTCCTTAGCTGCTGCAATCATCGTAGGAATCGTTGCTGAACAGATACACGTCATCCAGTTAGCACCGGCTTCAGAACAATTTTTAGCAACTGTTCCACCCGCATCTGCACATTTTGTATCAGCAACAATTTTTTTATCTGGATATAATGCACGAAAACATTTAACTGCATACTCTCCAACTTGAAGCATCAATATTGTTCCAGCTTCAATAATATCAACTACATCACCTACTTTTGTTATATCTGCTAGTGCAGTAGGTAAATCTGAATGATCGCAGGCAATTTGTAAATTAGGTAAACTCATTACTATTCTGCTCCTTTCTTAATAGTAACAACGGCGAAATTTTATTTTTCGCCGTTGTCTCAGCATTTTTATTTAAGAAATCTTTCTTTCAAGTCACTTTCATTCACACGTTCTGTAATCTCTTTTGGTGACATGACATTTTTAACACCAATAACAGTTACACCTTTTTCTTTAGCAGAATCAAACATACTCACAAAATTCATTGGTGTGAAAACAACATCATAACTTTTAGCAGTACTCTTACCTTCAGAAATAGCACAGTGATGGATATTCGTAATACGAAATCCCTCTGCTTTCAACGCTTTCTCCACACTTCTCATCATCATTAAACTTGTTCCTGAACCATTTGCACATGATACTAATACTCGCATTTTTTATTCCTCCATCTATTTTATTTTTTATGAATTTGCTTTTTCTTGTTCCAAATACGCATCGTAATCATCCACTTTTAAGAAATAACCTTTTGGATCGGCACGATATTGAATCTGTGGTATAGCTAGTAAAATAATTACTACTAATGCAACACCAATAAATCCTAAGAACTTCATTAATACTGTAAAGAATGGCCATACCGTTGCCCAATCAAGCATGCCGAGATAACCGCCATATGGTGCCAAACCTACCCAAGTTGCAATCAAAGCTGAACCAGCAATTTGAATGATTCCTGAAATGAACGGGAAGATAATAGCAGCTTTAATCCCTCCACGATTATTGGCAAACACTGCAATCGCTGCGTTATCAAAAAACAACGGAATAAATCCAGCAATAACGACTGTTGGTGATTTAATTAAAATCAAAAGTAAAATTGTGATAAATTGACCTAACGCACCAAATAAGAAACCAATTGTTACAGCATTAGGAGAGCCAAAACCGAACGTTGCGGCGATATCAATTCCTGGAACAGCACCTGGTAAAATTGTATTGGAAATTCCTTGGAATGACTCGGTCAGTTCCGATACAAAGGTTCGAACACCTAATTGCAAAATTGCTAAATACACTGCAAACATTAGCGATGTTTCTAATATATAAAATAAGAAACTTTGACCTTCAACCATAAAACCAGCATCAATTAAGTAATTTTGTCCCAATGTCAACAGGATAATACCAAAGAAGAAAATCATTAATACTGATGTAGCAACCATATTTTCATTGAATATCGATAAAAATCCTGGCAATTCAACATCTTCTAATTTACGATTACTTTTATTCTTCTTAAAGCGCTCTGATAAACGAGCAAAGAAATATAAGCCAAACATTTGTTGATGCGCAATTGCAAAGCCAGCCCCTTCTGTTAAATCTTGACAAATCCCTACTGTCAAATTCGAACCGACTGCCCAATAGCATCCTAAAATTAATCCCATCACTAGTAAAACTTCAATTCTACCTAATTCAGGAAAACAAAATAATAATAACCAAAATGCAGTTGCAGCTTGTTGTACTTGTACATTACCTGTTGTAAATACAGCACGTAATTTCGTATATTTTTTAAAACGAACTAATAAGATATTAAACACAAAAGCAATCAGCAATAGTAGCATCGTATCCCCGAAAGTACGTCCAAATGTTTCTTCAATTCCTGCAGTCACTGCGTTTTGCCCAAAATATGGATCAGTAACCATCGCATCTAAATTGAAGCGTTCTTTTAACCCAACTAAAATTGGTCGAAAGTTATTTACCAGCCCACCAGAGCCAACCGATAAAATTAAATATCCGACAGTAGCCTTCAAGAAACCCGCAACACTTTCATACAATGGCTTTTTCAAAAGAATATATCCAAGTAACACAATAAAACCAATTAGAAATGCTGGTTTTGTTAGAATATTTTGTGCAAAATAATCCCAAATACCTAACAAAAAATTCAGTAATGCATCCATTTATCTCCCTCTTTTCTAAAAAATTACATTCCGTGTTTTTCCATGATTCTTTCAAAATCTCTAAGTGTTTCAATTGTCAACAAATCTGGTACCATATCCTCCATCATTAAAAGTTCAGATAAATTCGCAATATTTTTCATATGTGAATCAGCATCTTTAGCAGCTAGTGTGAAAAATAATTTAGCATCTTTTTCGGGATTGCCTTCCTCAAAAGAAACTCGTTTTTGCATGATTGTAAAACCAATTCCTGTCCCAAGAACCCCTGAACTTTCAGCAGAAGAATGTGGCATTGCTACATCTGGAATAATGACAATGTACGGTCCATATTCATGACAATCTCGAATAATATCTTCAATATATTGATCAGTAATCAAATGATGTTCCTTTAAAATCTCACCACTAAATCGAATAGCTTCTTCCCAATTTTTGGGTTGCTTATCCATAATTTTGATTAATTGGTTGTCATAAAAGTAACGAAGCATAGAAATTCTCCTTTCTTCTTTTATTTCTATAAGAACGATGGAAATGGTGTATCATTTTCAATCGTAAAGACATCATCAAAACCACGATAGAAATTAAACTCCATATCATCTTTATTTGTTGGATAAATAAATTGACCACCGACTTGCCAAATGTACGGTTTAAATTGATATTTCAAACGATCTTTTTTTAACTTCCAAATTTCAGTTATTTCTTTAGGATCTGCCATAAAATTTGCCCAAATATCATAGTGTACGGGAATGACTACTTTAGCATTTAATGATTCAGCCATGCGTAACATATCTACTGAAGTTACTTTATCTGTAATTCCACGAGGATTTTCACCATATGCACCTAAACACACGTCAATAGTATGTTCGTTACCATGCTTTGCAAACATGTTGGAATAATGAGAATCCCCAGCATGGTAGATATTCCCACCTGATGTTTCAAATAAATAATTGACTGCAATCAAGTCCATATTTTTTGGCATTTTTCCACTTAACAATACATTAGGATCTGATTCAGTCACTAATGCAGTTCGGTCAAAAGCTTCTAATGCTACAATAGTAATATCTTGTATTTGTACTTTATCGTTTGGTTTTACGATAATCGTCTTTTCTTTGGGAATCCCCCATTTCAACCAAGTATTGACTACTTCTAGCGGACCAATAAATTTGGCTTTTGGACAATTCTGATGCACAGCTGCTGCAGTATTAATATCTAAATGATCAGAATGAATATGCGTGACTACTAATGCATCAACATCTTTCACTGCAAAAGGATCAATTACAAATGGTTGGGTACGTAAGTTGGGTTGCATATTTTGTACACCACTCATGCGCATCATTTGATGACCTTTTTTCATCATGCCATTCCCATGTGTTTGTTTCCCAGTTCCAGTCCAAAGGTCACATAAAATGTTGGTTGTACCCGCACTTTTTAACCAAATTCCCGTACACCCTAACCACCACATTGAAACAGTTCCTTCTTTAACTACCGTACGCTCAATCTCTTCATTTAGATACGTTCCCCATTCAGGAAACGTAGATAAAATCCAACTTTCTCTTGTTACATTATCAACATGTGCCATAAACTTACTTCCTCCACTTTGTTTTATTTTACAATTTGAGTTTAACATTTTATCAAGCGCTTTCAACATGTTTTTATGTTAATTAACAAAATTATATGTTTATTTACGTTTTTTTTTTAGAAAAACCACTTATTAATCTTTTTTTAACGTTAAATAAACATATAAAATGTTAACGGATGTTTTTTTATGTTATAATGCTTTCGAGGTGAGAAAAATGTTTAAAAAGAGCTATACATGGGGTATTTATTTAATTTTTATTGGTTATGTCATCTATTTAGGTATCACTACAGAGATGCTTATAGCTAAAATTACTTTTATCACAATTGGTAGTTTAGTAATAAGTATTTCTTGCTACTATGAGTATCTAAAAACTATTTATGAAAAAATGATTACTTCTTTAACTATGGAAACAGATATTTTATTAGCTAAAAAATATCGCCAACAATTGCTGGAAAAAGATAAATTTAAAGGTTTTAAAAATTCTGTAATTTTATTTGATTCCTTGCTTTTAATAGATGAAGGAAACTATCAAGAATGTCTAAACCATATGGAAAAACATCAACGATTTTTCCGTTCCACGATTGATTATCTTTTTATCTACTACCATCATTCATTAATATGCTATTATTTCCTAAGAGATAATAAGCGCGCTACTAATCAACTAAAAAAATTAGCTGATTTCAAAAAAATGAAACAAAAAAGATACAGTCCCTTATTTTCATGGGAAGAAATTGACGGTATTCGTTATGCCTTAGCAGGACGAAATAAAAAAAGTATCACCCAGTTTAAGAAAGTCGCAGTCAAACAATTAAATTTACGTGAACAAGCTTATTTGTATTTTATGATTGCTGATTGTTATAAGGAATTAGCTGACTTGTCTCATTATGGGAAATATAGAAAAAAAGCAGAAGAAGTTGGGAATACCCTGTCTTTAGCAAGGAGTAGTGGAAATGAAGCGATCCAATGAAGAAGTTCAAGCACGAAGAAATCAACTATTAGAGCGAATTAAAGAATTGAAAATAACTGATGCCAAAACACTTAGTCAAGAATTTGCAGTATCTGAGATGACTATTCGTAGAGACTGTACAGTTTTAAGTGAAATGAATCAAATCAAGATATCTTTTGGTAAGATTGAAATTCAAAATGCTGAAATGTATGACCAAGACAATGCAGATTCTATGGCACACATCAAAGCTCGTCTAGCAAAAGAAGCGGCTACATTTATTTCTGATCACGACACAGTTTTCATCAATACCAGTAGCACTGCCATTCAATCACTGTCATATACTACTGATAAAACAATCAATGTACTGACAAATAACACAAAAATTATCCATATGAACCATCATCCTCAATCAACGATTATTCTTAGCGGTGGCGAAATTCGCTACCCCAAAGAAGCTTTATTCGGTGATATTGCGATGGAATCTTTTAGCAATGCCCGATCAGACGTAACTATTATCGGATGTAGTGGTTTAGATTTAAAAACGGGTATTTCTACATCAGTCATTCATGAAGCACGAATTAATACTAAAATGATTGAAAATTCAGGTAAGTTAATTTTAGTTGCTGATTATCGTAAAATTGGCAAATCATCAAATTTTACAATTGGTAATATCACGGACATTGATGTATTGATTACTGATATTTATTCTGATAAAAAAGTGCTTGATGAGATAGAAAAACTTGGAGTCCAAATTATTCAATTGCCATTTTAACTATCTAAAAGCTTGAGACATATTAAATTAATAAATATGTCTCAAGCTTTCTATAGAATGAAATAGTATATTCAAATCATTTCTATTTGAATATTAATTTTTTTGTTGCTGTTATACCCTACCTTTGTATTCGTTTTCAATTATTATAAAAAAGACTGTATACAAAATATAGACTTTGTATACAGTCTAAAACTGCCTAACCATCTATTGGTCAGGCAGTTTTTATTTACTCTACTACTTGTATAATAAAGCTTTCATATGGACGTAAAGCATCTGTCACTGTTTCTCTTTCTTTATTTTGAATGACAAAGCGATAGACCTGCACATCATCAAAAAGCTCTGCCACATCATGTGTATATTCTGATAGGTTTGCAACCACTAACCATTTTTGTTCATCCAGCTGACGTTCATAAGCAAAAATTGCTGGATGTTCAGGGAGTAACAATCTATACGTTCCCTCTTTCAAGATTTCTTCTTGATGACGCAACGCAATCAATTTTTGATAGTAGCGGAAAATAGATTTCTCTGAGGTAAGATCTTTTTCTACATTTATTTCTGTATAATCTGGATTTACTTTAAACCACGGATCTGCTTCTGAGAACCCAGCATTTTTTTTATTATTCCATTGCATAGGTGTACGTGCATTGTCACGACTCACCTTGTGTACCGCATCCAAAAAATCCTTTTTTGAAATCGTCTGTTGATCTTCTACAAAATGTTCATAATTACCACGCAGCTCAATATCTACATACTCTTCCAATTCAAATTTCGGATTGGTCATCCCAATTTCTTCCCCTTGGTAAACATAAGGCGTGCCTTGTTGCCCGTGAAGAATTGTCGCATAAGCAGTCGCTGATTCATAATGATATTCCCTATCATTCCCCCATCTAGAAACAATTCTTGCACGGTCATGGTTGGCAAAATACAAAGCGTTCCATCCACGATCACGTAAGTTCTCCTGCCATTCACTCATGATGTTCTTCAGTGCCACAATATCAGGGGCTTGCAGTGCCCACCGACCGTTCACGTCTCCTTTTTTACGATCAATATGCATATGTTCAAAGGTAAAGACCATATCCAACTCTTCTCGTTTTGGATCCACTAATAAATGGGCATTCGATGCTTTAGCAGCGGGTGCCTCCCCTACACTCATCATATCTAGGGGGGTCAGCACACGTTGGTTCATTTCATGAATAAATTCATGCATACGTGGCCCGTTATGTTGATTGTTCTTCGCAAACGGAATTTCATTATCTGGAAAATCCAAATCTTTTGAAATAGATGTAATCACGTCCATACGCCAACCATCAATTCCTTTTTTCTTCCAATAATGCATCATTTCATAAATTGTTTCACGAACTTTGGGATTTTCCCAATTCAAATCTGGTTGTTCTTTCGCATAATAGTGTAGATAGTATTGCTGACGAGACTCATCCCAAGTCCAAGCAGGTCCACCAAAACTAGAACCCCAGTTGTTGGGTACCTCACGGTTTGGTCCAGCATCTTTCCACATATAAAAATCACTATATGGATTGTCTTTTGACTTCCGGCTTTCTTGGAACCAAACACATTGATCCGATGTATGATTTGCCACAAAATCCATAATAATTTTAATCTCTTGTGCATGAGCCGCAGCAATCAAATCATCCATATCTTCATTTGATCCAAACATTGGATCAATTTGATAATAATCTGCAATATCATAGCCATTGTCAATTTGAGGAGACAGGTACACTGGACTAATCCAAATCGCATCAATCCCTAATTCTTTTAGATACGGTAACTTTTCTTGAATTCCTTTTAAATCTCCAATACCGTCATTGTTTGTGTCTTTAAAACTTTTCGGATACACTTGATAAATAACTGCATCTTTCCACCATGTACTTCGCATCATATTTCCTTTCCTGTTCTAGGCAATTCCTAAGAGTGCCAAAACAATTCCTAAAATAATCATTCCAAAAATCAATACGTTGATACTTACAATTTTCTTCTTCAATAGGTAAAAGCTAAATAAGGTAATCACCAACGGAATAAGACCTACAAAAATTTGATCAAGCATCTCTTGAATATTCATGACTACTTCGCCATCCATTGTCATATTCCAGACAATTTCAAGATTGACCATTTGACTCGTCATCGCACCAACCATCGCAAGACCGACAATACTTGCTGCTTTTGTTAAAATATTAATCAAGCCATTTTCATACAGGCTAGAAATATAAGAAGAACCTAGAGAATAGCCTAATTGTCCACCTTTAAAACGTAAAATTTGTACTGGTAAATTGAAAAGTAACAAAAACACAATCGGTGCAAAGACATTGCCTGCCTGTGCCAATCCTACAGCAATCCCGGCAGATAACGTGCGTAAGACACCCCAGAAAACAGAATCTCCGATACCTGCTAAAGGTCCCATCAAACTTGTTTTAATTGCATTGATAGATTCTTCATTAAAGTCTTCTTTTTCACTGTTTTCTTTCTCCATAGAAGCCACAATTCCCAAAATAAAAGGATACATCGCTACGTTAGTATTAAAGTAAGACATTTGACGCACCATCGCTTCTTTTCTTCCCTCTTCGTTCCCTTTATAGAAGGTATCCAAGAATGGTTGCACTGCATAAGAAAAACCTGAAGCCCCTTGTTTAGAAGGAGTAACTGCTGCATACAGTGTAAATGAACGCCAGTACAATTGTTTCAATAATTTCTTTTCATTGGTTGTTTGTGATGTTTGATTCGTCATTTTTCCCATCCTCCTGCTTATTTGAAAAATTCATCCACTTCAATATCCGCTTTATTTTTTGAAGTAGAAGGTCCTGTTGGCGCTGTGCTCAATTGCTTTTTGATTTCTTTCAAGTCTAAGTCACGACTTGCACTCACAATTGCAATAATTAAAGCGATTACAGCCACTGCAATCAGTGGTGTTTGGAAGTAAGCAATCAAAATAAAACCTAAGAAGTAATAAACCGCCACACCCTTGTCCCATAAAATATTCAAAAGCATAGCCATTCCCACAGCAGGCAATAGATTTCCAGCAATACTTAACCCATGAACAATCACTTCAGGTATTTGCTCTAGCACGCGTTGTGTAGCCGTTGAACCAAATAAAATAGCAAAAAATGGAATCAATGAATATATGAACCACTGCAATCCCCACAAACCAAAGTGCAAACGGGCAATTCCTTTACTGTTTCCTTCTTTTGCCATTGCATCGAATTTCGCCGCAAATGGTCCTACAACAGCAACGTACAATAAAGTTTTGACTTGTAAACCAATAATTCCTAGTGGGACAGCAATTGGAATAGCCACTTCAACACCAGCATTCATATTGATGGCAAAAGCTGTCGCAAGTGCTGCTGCTAATCCAGGTTCAGCGGAGCTTGCTCCACCAATATTAATCACACCCATAAAAATAGTTTCTAACGCTGCTCCAATTAATAATCCTGTTTCGATATCTCCAAGTAATAAACCTAATAATGGACCAATGACAATCGGACGCCCCAACATTGTAAATCCTAAAAGTTCTTGACCACCTACCGTCAGGAAAACGATAAGTGCCACAATAATAGCTTCTATTAACATATATTTTTCTCCTCTACTTAATAAATGATGTTGCTAATTCTTTTCTATCAGATGGTACATTTTGTAAAGCAGTCTCTGGATAAATTTTAACCAATTCAACAAGACTTTCCTTTTCTTTAGCAGTCAACATAACAAATTGTGTTAACGTTTCTTTTTTACCTTCTACTGATTTTCCAACATTTCCAATATTGATGTATTTCATATTTGGCACTTTCTCTGCAAGTCTTAGCGCATCTCCTACTGTACGAACTAAAACCAACAATCGTTTCGATTGTGCACGAGGATCTTTCAAAATAGTAGCTATATCATCAATCGAACGAATCAACACATTGATTCCTGCTGGTACAGCCATTTTTAATGCCATTTGTTGTGTTTCATTTTTTGCGACCTCATCATTAGCAACTAAAATCCCATGTAAATTTAACTCTCTTGACCAAACCATCGCAATTTGTCCATGAATCAATCGCTCATCCACGCGCAAGGTTGTTGGTAACGTTCCAGTAAATGCCACTACTTCTTCAACCGATTCATTTGCTGTTTCTTGTGTAGCAATCGGTGCTTCTTCTTTTATTTCTTCCGGTGCACCAACAAACGTCATCGCATTTTTTCCATTTTCAACCAACGCTTGAATAATTTCTTTTGTATAAACCTCTGCACCAAAAATCACTTCAATCACTACAGGTAGATTAAATCCTGCTACAATGAAGACATTTTCTTTTCCTTGTGCTGCCACTGTCATCTTCTGATTCACACTACCGCCAAACATATCCGTAAAAATCACCGCTTGATCGTCTTCTTTCAAATCAGCAAAAAATACTTCGATTTGCTTCTCAATCTCCAGCTCACCTTCTACGTATGCACACATATAAGTTACATCTAATTCTCTTCCTACAAATAATTCCAATGTGCTTTGAATCCCTTGTGCCATCTTTGCATGTGAAGCGATTACAAACTTTTTCATAAGCTCCTCCTTTTTTTGGAACGTTCCAAAAAATATTTTTAAAAATACAAATATGGAACTCGCTATTTTTGGAACGTTCCAAATTTGTATCTTTACTATAAAATAAAATGTAACCCTTGTCAAAGGTTTTTTTATCAAAAAAACTCTGATACAGGCTACTTCATCTGTGTCAGAGTTTCCTTTATAATCTGCTACATTCTTCGGGTCGTGATACCTTCAAGGTAATCAACAGGTAAATATTGGGTCTGATAGACTTTCTTTTCCTTATTTTGTAAGATTAACTGTAAACTATGAACACTTTGTTGGACAATCTCTGAAATCGGTTGACGAATGGATGAAACAAAGCGTTGTTGTTCAGGATACATCCGTCCTCCATCAAAACCAATAATTTGTATGTCCTTTGGTATTTCATACTTCGCACTTTCTAAAATATTTAAGCAAAAATCTGCGTATTGATCGGCAACTGCAAAAATACCGTCATAAGGAAAACCTTTCCGTGCTAAACCTCCAATATAGTCCGCTAGCTCTGGATAAAATTCTTCTTCATGTGTTCTTGAATCAAAAAGTGTGTACGATACACCTTCTTGTTCACAATAATCAATAACCCCCGTTACTCGTTGCCCATAATTGACTTCTGTTTTATAAGTACTTCTCGTAATCACTAACAGATTTTTTGATCCCTTCTCCACTAACTTTTGTGCAGCTAATTTACCACCACTATAATTATCAGCTGAGATACAAGGAATTGTTTCTGACAACCTTTTTTCAATCGAGACAATCGGTAATTCAGTCATTATATACGGTGCCAAATCACTATAAGAAATGGTGATAATTCCTGCCACTTTCTGTTCCTTCGCCATTTGAATATACTCTAGTTCTTCTTTAATTTCATTGTTGGAATTGCACAGCAACATCTTGAAATTTTCTTCTCGTAACGCTTGCTGCATCTTATGTGTTAATTCCGCAAAGAAAGGGGTTCGTGTCGACGGAATAATAAAAACAACTAAATTCGAACGATTCATTTTCAATTCTCTTGCCATTATATTGGGGATATAATTCAATTGCTCAATAGCCGATTGAATTTTTTTTTGAGAGCTTTCTTTTACCTTCACTCCATTAACATAGTTCGAGACTGTTCCTCGTGAAACTCCTGCTAATTTCGCTACATCATTCATTGTCGGCATCACATTTCTCTCCTCTGCTCCATATTCTTCTTATTATCATACAACAAGCTATTCGTTCTTTCTAGAAAAAAGTCATTCTACTATTGTGCTCACTAACAGACGCATTTTTAGTAAAGTAAAAAAGACATAGTGTAACCTTTAATTAAAACATTTCAGTAATATCTTACTTTTAAATTTATTTGATCCATCTTTCGTGCAAATGGATATATATCAATATACTTATTCCCAGGACTATCGCTTGTAATAATGAGTCTTGCCCATTTAATAAAAATCCATAAATAATAAGTGATGTAGCTCATGGTACCTGAACTGCGGTATATAACGAAACAATTTCTGTATACAATGCAGAATAAGTCAATAAACTTGAAACAAAGGGGGGGAAAATAAACGAAATAGCCATAACAGGATTCCTTACAATTGGCGTTGCAAAAATAACTGGCTCATTGATACCAAAAATCGTAAGCACTAATGATAGTCTTCCTAACTGATAGAATCCATATCAATTGTTATCCATAGTAATTAAGTATTAATTTAAGTTATCAGATGAAGCATTCGTTTCTGTAATTTTTTTAGTTCTCAAATCTAAGACTTAGCTGATGAGGATGTAGACATCCATAAAATTATTTCTTATACTTTTTGATTGAAATTCAATTTTAAATATTTTAAGAAGGTACTCCAAAACCCATTAAAACAATCGTATAGTCAAACACATTATTTGAAATTCCAATGCTGTCTACACAATCTTTTTCAATTTAGTTAACGTGCTTTCATATCCCAAACTAATTACAATCAATAGTTGCCGAATATATTGATTACCAATAAATTACAATCATTTGATAAAACCAATCAAAAAAAACCAAAAAGTGGTTCCCTTAACAAGTGTTAAGAGAGCCACTTTTTGTCTAGTTTTAGTACACATCTATGGAATCTACTCAGATAAATAGTTGTTTAATCTACAGATTTTAAGGCTTCCAACATGTCTACTTTTTTCAACCGACTATTAATGACAAATGCCAATATGGTTGTGACCACTGCGATAATCAGCGCTGGAACAATAAAGCTGATTGCCGCTAATGAAGGGTTAAACATCACGTCATCTGGTGGAACGACCGTAATAATATACTGATGCAACAGTCTTCCGATTCCAAATCCTGTGATAATACCCAAGATTGTTAATAAGATCGTCTCACGATAAATATAAAGCGTGACTTCTTTTTCGTAAAATCCGAGTACTTTAATTGTTGAAAGTTCACGCATTCGTTCTGAAACATTGATATTCGTCAAATTGTACAAAATAACCACGCCTAACAATGCTGCAATAAGAATTAAGACAGTCATGATCTTATCTAGTGAGTGCACAATGGTTTCAATTTGGTTGGTCAGTGTTGTATTTTGAACAACACCGGTTACCCCATCTAAAGTAATAAACTTAGAAGATTGTTCTTTCGTATTTTCAGTGGAATTGTCTTTTAGGTTTACAAGATAGGCATTTGTTTCGAATGGTGTTCCAAAAATGGATTCGTAACTTTCTTTATTTGCAAAAGCAAAGTGTCCCATATAAATTTCCGCAATTCCAGTGACTTTCATTTCTCTTTCGGTGTTGGTGCTGTCTTCTAATGCTACAGTATCTCCAACTTTTAAATCTAGAAGTGTTGCTAAACGTTCAGAGATAATTACGCCATCGTCTGGCAATGACAAGGAATCCTTGCTTTTTCTATTTATTAGGTTGATATAATCTGAAAAATTTTCGTCTTCTTCTGGAACAATTAATTTTATCTCTTGTGTATCTTTATTTGCTCCTGCAACTTTTGTTAACTCTTCGTAGTGAATGGCTTCATTTTGAGCTACTTCATCAGAGTGCAGCATATCGTTGATTTTTTGTTCTTGCTCATCTGAAACATAATCA includes:
- a CDS encoding 3-keto-L-gulonate-6-phosphate decarboxylase UlaD, with translation MSLPNLQIACDHSDLPTALADITKVGDVVDIIEAGTILMLQVGEYAVKCFRALYPDKKIVADTKCADAGGTVAKNCSEAGANWMTCICSATIPTMIAAAKEIEEIQVELYGDWTYENAQQWLDAGITQAIYHQSRDALFAGETWGEKDLKRVKKLIDMGMKVSVTGGLSVETLKLFEGIDVHTFITGRGITAASDPKKAALDFKAEIKRIWG
- a CDS encoding PTS sugar transporter subunit IIB, whose protein sequence is MRVLVSCANGSGTSLMMMRSVEKALKAEGFRITNIHHCAISEGKSTAKSYDVVFTPMNFVSMFDSAKEKGVTVIGVKNVMSPKEITERVNESDLKERFLK
- a CDS encoding PTS sugar transporter subunit IIA, encoding MLRYFYDNQLIKIMDKQPKNWEEAIRFSGEILKEHHLITDQYIEDIIRDCHEYGPYIVIIPDVAMPHSSAESSGVLGTGIGFTIMQKRVSFEEGNPEKDAKLFFTLAAKDADSHMKNIANLSELLMMEDMVPDLLTIETLRDFERIMEKHGM
- the ulaG gene encoding L-ascorbate 6-phosphate lactonase, producing the protein MAHVDNVTRESWILSTFPEWGTYLNEEIERTVVKEGTVSMWWLGCTGIWLKSAGTTNILCDLWTGTGKQTHGNGMMKKGHQMMRMSGVQNMQPNLRTQPFVIDPFAVKDVDALVVTHIHSDHLDINTAAAVHQNCPKAKFIGPLEVVNTWLKWGIPKEKTIIVKPNDKVQIQDITIVALEAFDRTALVTESDPNVLLSGKMPKNMDLIAVNYLFETSGGNIYHAGDSHYSNMFAKHGNEHTIDVCLGAYGENPRGITDKVTSVDMLRMAESLNAKVVIPVHYDIWANFMADPKEITEIWKLKKDRLKYQFKPYIWQVGGQFIYPTNKDDMEFNFYRGFDDVFTIENDTPFPSFL
- a CDS encoding L-ribulose-5-phosphate 3-epimerase, whose amino-acid sequence is MSLLGLYEKATPKDIGWLERLEFAKKLGFDFVEMSIDETDTRLARLDWTKTERQEIITAIYQTEVKILSICLSGHRRFPFGSKDPEIRAIAREIMIKAIDLASDLGVRSIQLAGYDVYYEEKTVSSREYFIQNLQEAVALASEKGVILTIEIMDDSFISSISKYLEIKEQIPSPYLQVYPDLGNLSAWPENNPSHELEKGIAEITQIHLKDTLAVTKDFPGKFKEVPFGEGCVDFDGCLRTLKRLNYNGSFVIEMWSESSERPAEEIEKAKAFLIPKLKEVGYFE
- a CDS encoding PTS ascorbate transporter subunit IIC — protein: MDALLNFLLGIWDYFAQNILTKPAFLIGFIVLLGYILLKKPLYESVAGFLKATVGYLILSVGSGGLVNNFRPILVGLKERFNLDAMVTDPYFGQNAVTAGIEETFGRTFGDTMLLLLIAFVFNILLVRFKKYTKLRAVFTTGNVQVQQAATAFWLLLFCFPELGRIEVLLVMGLILGCYWAVGSNLTVGICQDLTEGAGFAIAHQQMFGLYFFARLSERFKKNKSNRKLEDVELPGFLSIFNENMVATSVLMIFFFGIILLTLGQNYLIDAGFMVEGQSFLFYILETSLMFAVYLAILQLGVRTFVSELTESFQGISNTILPGAVPGIDIAATFGFGSPNAVTIGFLFGALGQFITILLLILIKSPTVVIAGFIPLFFDNAAIAVFANNRGGIKAAIIFPFISGIIQIAGSALIATWVGLAPYGGYLGMLDWATVWPFFTVLMKFLGFIGVALVVIILLAIPQIQYRADPKGYFLKVDDYDAYLEQEKANS